A window from Thermomicrobiales bacterium encodes these proteins:
- a CDS encoding ATP-binding protein, with product QFTADAAHELRTPLGFMRSQVDLALRRPRSDMEYRAALQALDGDIDRMTRLVTALLTIARSESGQLVVHRVPFDAQAFIRARIDSYATLATAHRIALEDESTPAFLVADQDLLGQALSNLIDNAFAHTPDGGSIAIGCASDPDRVRFWVVDTGPGIPPEHQERIFDRFYRVDPGRPRGTGGAGLGLTIARSIAEAHGGSISLTSTPGSGARFEIDLPNAAPA from the coding sequence GGCAGTTCACCGCCGACGCTGCTCACGAACTGCGCACCCCGCTCGGCTTCATGCGCAGTCAGGTCGATCTCGCGCTCCGCCGGCCCCGGTCGGACATGGAATACCGGGCCGCGCTCCAGGCGTTGGATGGCGACATCGACCGTATGACCCGGCTGGTCACGGCATTGCTCACGATTGCTCGCTCAGAAAGCGGTCAACTCGTTGTGCATCGGGTTCCCTTCGATGCGCAGGCATTCATCCGCGCACGCATTGATTCGTATGCCACGCTCGCGACAGCGCATCGGATAGCCCTCGAAGATGAGTCGACACCTGCGTTTCTGGTGGCCGACCAAGATCTTCTCGGCCAGGCACTTTCCAACCTGATCGACAACGCCTTCGCCCACACTCCCGATGGTGGATCGATTGCCATCGGCTGTGCGTCCGACCCGGATCGCGTGCGTTTCTGGGTGGTAGATACCGGTCCTGGCATACCTCCAGAGCATCAGGAGCGGATCTTCGACCGGTTCTATCGCGTCGATCCAGGGCGTCCGCGCGGCACAGGCGGCGCTGGCCTCGGTCTCACCATCGCCCGGAGCATTGCCGAAGCCCATGGTGGGTCGATCTCCCTCACGAGTACGCCCGGCTCCGGCGCCCGTTTCGAGATCGATTTGCCGAACGCCGCCCCTGCGTAG